In Capricornis sumatraensis isolate serow.1 chromosome 18, serow.2, whole genome shotgun sequence, one genomic interval encodes:
- the TTC33 gene encoding tetratricopeptide repeat protein 33, with protein sequence MASFGWKRKIGEKVSKVTSQQFEAEAADEKDAAGKDEGSWLHAVKRRKESLLEGCAEKSKQLKDEGATLAENKRYREAIQKWDEALQLTPNDATLYEMKSQVLMSLHEMFPAVHAAEMAVQRNPHSWESWQTLGRAQLGLGEIVLAIRSFQVALHIYPMNPEIWKEDLSWARTLQEQQKVAERIKKSEVPAEVTHFSPKSIPDYDFESDEIVAVCAAIAEKQKTVAANKTMVIVSASGTVETVTEKEDGAVPPDGSVFIKAR encoded by the exons ATGGCTTCCTTTGGATGGAAAAGGAAGATCGGTGAGAAGGTCTCAAAGGTCACATCCCAGCagtttgaagctgaagctgctgATGAGAAAGATGCAGccgggaaagatgaaggcagctGGCTCCACGCTGTTAAACGGAGGAAAGAGAGTCTCCTTGAAGGCTGTGCCGAGAAAAGCAAACAGCTGAAGGATGAAGGAGCCACTCTGGCTGAAAATAAAAG ATACCGAGAGGCCATTCAGAAGTGGGATGAAGCACTACAGTTAACCCCAAATGATGCTACCCTGTATGAGATGAAATCACAG GTCCTAATGTctcttcatgaaatgttcccagcAGTTCATGCCGCAGAAATGGCTGTCCAGAGAAATCCACATTCATGGGAATCTTGGCAGACTTTGGGGCGTGCTCAGCTTGGATTAGGAGAGATAGTCTTG GCAATTCGAAGTTTTCAAGTAGCCCTTCACATCTATCCAATGAACCCTGAGATATGGAAAGAAGACCTTTCTTGGGCAAGAACACTCCAGGAACAGCAGAAAGTAGCAGAGAGGATTAAAAAGAGTGAAGTACCAGCAGAAGTAACACATTTCTCACCGAAGTCAATTCCTGACTATGACTTTGAAAGTGATGAGATTGTTGCTGTTTGTGCAGCTATTGCTGAAAAACAGAAGACAGTTGCAGCAAATAAAACAATGGTTATTGTGTCAGCTTCTGGGACTGTAGAGACTGTGACCGAGAAGGAAGATGGTGCTGTACCACCGGATGGCTCTGTTTTTATCAAAGCCCGATGA